From Marinifilum sp. JC120:
AATTTTTCGATAATGAAAATTCTTTCCATGCTATTTTGCTAGATTCTGACAGCTATATATTTTGTGTTAATAAAATGAATCTGACTGATTAGTTTCTTTTATAAATACTAAACTTTTTTAACTAATTAAACTCTTAATATCTTTTATGAAAACTATTATCTTAATTCCACCATCTGAGGGTAAAGCTGATGGCGGAAAGAACAAGCCTTTAAAGGCTGTTTCAGGTATTTCAGCTGACTTAATTGAAGCGATTAAAGAAGCTGACCCTAAAAAATTATATGGACTTAAAGAAAAGGCGCTCGAGAAAGCAATTACTGTAAATAAGGACGTCTTAATCTCAAAAACAATGCCAGCAATCGAACGGTATACAGGTGTTGTTTATGACGCTATCGATTATCAAACTTTGAAAAATAAATCCGACTTTGATAAAAAAGTGTTAATTGTATCGGGGCTATTTGGCCTTGTAAGCCCTACTGATTTGATTCCTAATTATCGTTTGAAGATTGATAAATTAAAGGCTGCCAAGTTATGGGTAAATTCCAATTCAGAGCAATTAAAAAACAAATTTGTTATTGATTTATTACCGCAAGCACACAAGAAAGCGGTGAAATATGAGAATGGAATTGAGGTTGAATTTGTCCTGAAAAAAGCAGGAAAAAAGATGCCGGCAGGTCACCAAGGAAAGCACATTAAAGGTCGATTTGTCAGGTGGCTCATTGAAAATAACGTCACTAACCCAAAGCATTTTAATGATTTTAATGAAGAAGGCTATAAGTGGACTGGTGAAATTTTCTTAAAGGAAGTTTAGTCTTGGCAACCGACTAAGCAAAAATGGATCAGCCGCATTTATTGGCTGTTCACAGCCCCAATGTTCCCCGCTCGGTTCCCCAAACGAAAAGAGGACTTACAAGTTTCATTGTAAGTCCTTGAAATATCTGGTGGAGCTGGAGAGAATTAAACCCACGGCCCCTTGAATGCCATGCCGGAGTCTGACTTTTAAATACTTAAAACAAATGGATTAATCTTACCATCCGGGGCAAGTTTTGGCTGAAATTAGAGATACTGCCAGACTTTGCCGATTTTGTCCTCCATAACGGCAACGGCGCAAAGACCGCCGCTGAAGAAGGCGATTTCAACAACCTCGGCCCGGAGAGTCCCCTCACCCTGCTTTTTGTTGAAGTCCTCCATAATCGCAATGGAATCACTGAGGCTGCGTGATCGAGGAGCGCTGCCGTCATGCGTCCGGGGATGGTAGCCTATGTAAATGCTTTTGAGCCCTTTATGTTCTTTGTTCATTTCCTGTCCTCATTGTTTTGTGTTCCATTCTTTCAGAAACTTCATTGTCCGCAAGATCTTGAATCATTGCTCATCTCTGTTGTTCGTAACAAAGATATCCTGCCTTTTAAAGCATATTAACAAAAGAAGAATTGGAATTGAATTTACAGGGTTTTATTCACTCTCTTACACTAAATTAAATTGTACGGTTGTATGGCAATCGATCCGAAAACCTTTTCGGGAGGCATGCATCAAGGCTGGTTACGGTGAATCGTTCATATCCTATGACTCACGCTACCTACCTCCTCGCCAACGGGGCAGACCTGAGAGCGTAAGTGAAGTGCGCGCTTAGGACATTCTTCTACGAAGATGACAGCAGATGTATACTGCCATGCCCAGAGAAGCGAGAAACAGCGTGCAGTGAGTTTGTTGCCGGAATTGTAACGTATTCTGATTGATCGATTAGCTTTAAATCATGAAGGCCAGTCCTGTTGTGGGCTGGCCTTTTTTAGTTTTATTTGAGAATCAAAAACATCAATAAGGGCACAAGTGCACGCATAACATTGACGCGCTTGGAAGTATTCCACAGAATCCGCATGAGCAAATTTACTAGCAAGATTAATAGCTCTCTTTGCCGCACCACGTATATCTTTCATTTTTCCACCTGAAAAAAATACAGCAGCACTTAACTCCAACTTTGAAAGAGCATTAGAATAATTAGATGGTTTTATCTCATATTTACCATGACCATCCTCGTAAACAGAATCAGAAAGAGCTACAATTGCTTCACGGCAAGAATGTGCACAGTTCTTATACATTGCACACCCCTCAAGAGGTTTCAAATTATCACTAGCAACTTTCAAGTATTCGTTAACACCATCCCATTGGCTAGACATAACACTGACACTATCTTTGTCACTGAGAAAAGCTCGCCCTTTAACCGTTATCTTCACGTTATACGCAAAACTATTGCCGAAACTACCATCATCCGCATATTCAACCATTTTTTCATCAATTAAATGCTGAAAATATGCACGCAACTCTACTTCGTTATATCCCCATATTATTGGGAAATCAAAAGTATCCACAATACCAACACTCTGACCTAGAGACTTAGTTTTACTGTTAACATAGTATAATAACTGTTTAACCTTGACTTGATCGTCTCTTGTAGGGTTAATGCTTACAAAACTATTCAAAATATCAGAAGTAACAAATGGTCGTTCACCACCATACTCATGCTTTTCTCTGATCCAAGCAGAGATAAATGGCAATTTCACGCCTTGATTACAGACAATAACTTCGGCTGTTCTAGAAATTTTATATTTCCCGCACCGAGCACACGCATATTCCTCATAATCGCCAGAGGTAAATGCTTCTTTCTGCACATCAGGTGACTGTAAATGGCAAATCGGACAAATTATAACTTTTTCACTTTCTGGCATGGAGTTCCTATTATTCATGATGACATCAGACATGGTGACAACAACTAAATGTTATAAACTGAGGCCATCCCTGTTACGGATCTGGCCTCTTATTTTATGCAATTTGAAATAACAAAAAAACTAGGTATCTTTCATCAGGTAAAAATTGATCGCAAACTACTCAATTGAGTATTACCTAGCATAAAAAACGATTTTAATTTTTTGCGAGTAAAGTTCAAAAAAGACTTATGCACCAGATTTAACTCTTCAATATAATTCTTTATAGCTTCCACTTGTTTACTTATAATCTTAAAAAAACTATCTGATAATTGGTTACGAAATGCATACAACAATCTCCCTAACCGGGTCGGCATGTTCACGGCAACAACCTTACCTTTATGCTTTTTATATTTTTCATAAATATATTGATAAGAACTGCGCTTTGTATTTTCTAACCACACTAAAACGTCACTCTCAGGTGCAAGATGACTTAAAATTTCTTCCCACATTGTACGTATTGAAGAAAAAGTATGGCGAGTTCTATCCACGTTATTACCTGCAATAGATTGCGCTGAACCTAAATACAATTGAGTCAATTCTGGATTAATTTTTTTCAAAACATATATACAATTATTATCAATTAATTCTTTATAGTCGATGCTCCGACGTGTGTTCTTTGATTCTTTGTACTTTTCAAGAAGATTTGAATCAGTACGACACATATCAAGCGCGGCATAAACTGCTTCCATGATGCCATTTTTGCTAGCCCAACATGACTTAACGCCTGCTTTAATCTCAATTATCATAACAGCTCCTACTTGTTCACCTTGTAATACAATCAAGGCATTGGAGATATAATAACTACACAACTAACAGATGTAAAGAAACTGACACCTCGCCTTTTTAGACTTTGAGTCTCAAAATCAATTGTCCAAAATTTCAAAATGTTATCCAAATGTTATCCACCCGGTTATCCACGCAAAAAAACCGATTAAGCTATTCGCCTAACCGGTTGATTTACTAAAGAAAAATGGTGGAGCTGGAGGGAATCGAACCCACGGCCTCTTGAATGCCATGCGGGGAGCCAGTTCTCCAATGGTTGAAATACTTGGATTAATTTTACCCCTTGGGAACAGCTTTTGGGGATTTTACGGGATTAGCGGGGGTGGGTGGTTCTCCTGAACCAAAGTACTCAACATCTCCCAAATTTACACACAGCATTCTGAGTATTTTATAAATTGACTTTGTAGGAAAGTGCCCTCTCTCACAAATAGAGCTATGCAAGGCATCTCTTATTTTTTTTATGTCTTTGAACAGCTTAAGCATATCGTTGTTAGGTTCAATCCCTGCTTCAGATGCGGTCACAATAAATTTATCCACGATATTGAACTTATTTCTTTCTACCGCAAGGTCTTGCAATGCTTCGAGATAATCAACTGTCCTCGCATTTAGCAAGTCTTTATGATTTTGAGCGATTTCAACTATTCTTTTTTTACTAATTTTTTTAAAAGATTTATTGATTAATTTCTCAAGTACTCCCCACAGTGACATAAATTGCGCATAAGGGGTAATCGTATTATATCCAAATGATTGCATAAGAAGTAGCCCATCAACAAAACTAGATAATTTTGATTCTGAATAAAAATTATCCACCATAGAATTTGAATCACTAAGGGCGACACTATAATTTTCTGTAATGGAAAAATTAAAAGGTTTTAACCATATTTGCATTTCATCTGATTCAATAAATGCAGCTGAGGCCAATTTACTAACAGAAGAGGTATTCCCATTTTTAATTAAATATGTAGACATGATATTTGCCTCACCTTTTTCTATTTCCACAAACTCACAATTAAGTTCATCCTGCAGATCAGCTACTGCCAAATCGCTATTCTTGTAATACACAAGATGATTTTTATCCTGTTTTGTATCTACTGGAACAGGATATAGATTATCTGGGGTAAGTTTCTTTACTTCATCTTCCAATGACCTAAGCTCAATGTTAATTTTAACGTGGCTACTTATCTGAACAAAAAATCCCGCCTTAGAATTTTGATTATATTGCTTTAACAACCTCTGTTCTATATCCACATCGCTCAACTTTACATTCGGAAGGTTGTTCCAATATGCAGATGTCCCCAACCATAATTTTTCAACGATAGAATGGGGATAAATTTCCGACAATTCTAGTTCAGAAAACACAGTAAGCTTCTGAAGCTCATTATTATGCAGAGAAAAAGGTGGTCCTGTATAATTGACCCCTTTAACAAAATACAGAGAACTAACGGTTAGATTTTTTTGCATCTTTTCCAGCTCCACGTATGGTAACACCTACCAATCACCCTATTTAAATAGTCGTATAAAAAATTTACTTTGAAAGGGAGCTGCTTCTCACTAAAGTACTAGCTGCTACTAACGGGCTCTTTATTGCAACTTCTATTTTCTGCAAATTTTCAAACATCCAATTATTAATGTAAGGCCAATTTTCTTCATTATACCCATCAATTGCTTCTTCAAACTTAACTCGAGAAGATTTTTTATTATCAAGTCTTTCCCATGTAAGCTCTTTCCCAAACGCTTCTTCAATTTCGCTCTTTGACTTATAGAGCTCGTCAAACATCATCTTATTTATTTTTTGTGATGCGTTATTGAGAGTCAATTCAATTCTAATTAATTTTTTACCAAAAATTAATGCATACGGCGCCCCACCAACACCAGAACCTGCATTACTCCAGTGATCATGAGAAGGACTAATATTATCATATATGTTACAAGAGCTTTCTCTGAGATACCTTAGTAATTGCTCCCAAAATTTAAGACGAATTGAATTTACTTTCTTTTGCTTAGCCTCAACACCTTTTTCCTCTGCTTCTTTTTCAGACATTCCAATCATTAAGTCTTTTACTTCAGGTACTGGGATAATCTGCTTTACATCCAATAAATACTCATCATTAAATTCATACGGTGTAACCTTGAAGCATTGGACATTGATCCCATGTGACAAAAGCCAAAGAGCTGTACTAGTTACCTCTTTCCTAAAATTAGCAGCAACAAATATAACTCTTTGTCCATTCCCTTTATTCAAAATAATTTCGTCCAAATCCTCAACACAAAGAAAATTAGTTAAAGACTCCTCTGCATCATCGTCAGAACCTATCTTTCGAAGATACTGCTGATAAATTTCAATCACCTGATTTTTATTCAAATTAGAACTATACGATGCATACTTAATCGCTTGCCAGACAACATCACGGCCCGAATCATCGAGCTTATTTTCAATAATCACCAAATTCCCGTCTTTATCTAAAGCTAACAAATCCAATCGTTCACGAGTTTCATCAAAGCCATCAAATTCTTTTTGAATTATTAAAAAGTCTTCTCCTAGTGACTCAGGTGTATTTGCCAGCCATTCCTGGAGGTGTTCCCTTTCCTTAAATTTTAGTTCTGAAAACGTCATCTTCTCCAAGGCGCTAATACGATTACTACTTTTATCTATTTGGAACATAGCTTTAACTCCAATATCTACTGATCTAATCTCTTACTTTCATGATCCCTTACAATACCCTGGGCAAGCAAAAATTCAGCACCATAGAACTCACCATAACGATCAGCAATAGGATACTTATGATATATGTCAAAAAAATCTTCAAACCATTTGCTTTTGCATGCTTCTTCCAGTGCTCTCCCTGGGAAAATCTCACCATAGTGTAACTCATGAAACACATCTCTTTTGAGAGACACACTATAACACTTAGAAAACATACCCATGGCGTCCATCTTTTGTTGCATTTTATAGAAGTCATGGAGTAATATTTCCACTCCATAATCTATACGGCTACTAATCCGCCACATTGTTGGACACACTGAATAATTCAACCTACTATTTTTTAAAACAATAAAAGCATCCGGTGTATCTCCCTGACACATTACAAAATAAATTTTCTCAGGTTGTTGTTCTTCAATTATTTCCAAGTATGCCCCTGGAAAATTAAAATGAATTAACGTTGTTGCAAAAGGTGTATTTTGCCCACTAGCTAACCAATCGAAATCAACTCCAAAATGACAGGAAAAATCCTTCAGGAACTTGAATGAAGGCTCATTTTCTCCTGATATTATTTTTTCCAGATCACCAACGCGTTCCATACCTAAAACTTGTGCGAGCTCTGCGAGGGTGTATCGGGTATGCCGTCCGGCATTCATCATTTCCACAACTTTGCCCACTCGCCTAGAAATGGCATAAGCCTCTGTTTGTTTACTTGTATCAACTGCAACCTCTTCAGGGCATCGATTTATTTCTGAAATTTCTTCATCACAACTTGTACTTTTGTTTTTATACTTCCAAAGATCCCAAATAAGGTGAATAGATGTTGGCACTGAACCAGAAAATAAACTTTCAAAAAGAGCCATCAAACAACCTCCTAAATATGTGCAAGACTATGGACACCAACTCCAACTATTCATATAACTAAAATCTACTCATCACCATACTTCAATCCAAATCTATGAATATGCTTATGTGCACTGAGCAAATGATAATGATCTTCCATTATATCTTGTGAGTATTTATAGTGAAACCCGCGTTCCCCCCAAAGCATCCACACCAAGCTTTGATTGGTTAAATCGAGATAGCGGTCGAGCAAGTCCTCACGAATATAAAACAATGTTGACCTGTAAACTGCTTCATCTTTCTTAAATACACGACATAATGTTGCTTGGTTGTTCTCTTCGTCATAGAAATCCCACCTCCCCCTGATACTTTTAATATTCAGAGAGTCGCAAAGACTTGGGGCAAGCACGGTGACGTTTCCAGCTTGATTCAACATGCTGTGATATGACTCCCAGCAGTACACACAAACTGGAACTTCTACTCTCACGCCTGCCCATGGAAACGAAAATGCCTTCCTTACATCAGCAGTAGCGCTTCCTTTTGAATTTTGGAGATCAGCAATGTATTGTGCGGACCACGGAATTTCACCTGCGAAACAGTAATGATTTTGAAAAGGCTCAGGGATCGACATATTCCCTGGATACCGAACTTCATTAAACTTTTTTAACAAATCATCCGCATGATGACTCTTAGGCAAGACACCTCTAAGAAATGTAAAAGTTCTACGAGCATCTACTTCTGAATACTGTTCAATATATCCCTCAAGCAAAACCCATGGTCCTTCTACACCATCGACATTTTTCGGATGTAATAAATGTGTATAATTTGGGGTCGGCCCAAACTCAATCCACTCGCGAACATCTGTAAAAGGCTTTGCATAAAGTTCCGGTAATTCAGGAATCCATGTGCATGGGGGATCAGGAAAAGTTGGGTCGATATCTATATCTGGTGTTCGTTCTCCTGCACGCCAATCACTTAACTCGTTTCTATCAAAGCGGAGACCGTACATTTCATAGTATGCAATTTGTGAATACTTCTTACCATATCTGTCCACTTTGTAGCCTTCACGCTGACGGTAACGCCAACTATCATTGCGTATTTCTTTATCAATCTGCTCAAAAAGGTCTTCTGAATACCCAAGCTCGACAATACGACAATCAATTTGTTTTCGCACTGCTTTGTAAGTCGGATCAGTATAGTCATATTTGACTCTATCTGGGATAATATTACATAAAGTATCATCTACAAAATCCATGGGAATTGCACTTTCAGCTGCTTTCGAAACAGAATCATCAATCGTAGCAACATCAGGAAAACCATCAGGCAAATGATCAAAAGGTGGTTGGATAAATTCCAGATTTTCAACGGGAATTGATGTAGGAAATCTTTTTTGTGCTAATTCAATAAGACCAAGAGCAAATTCTTTAATAAAAATATGTCGAGTCGCAAATGGAGCCC
This genomic window contains:
- a CDS encoding YaaA family protein — translated: MKTIILIPPSEGKADGGKNKPLKAVSGISADLIEAIKEADPKKLYGLKEKALEKAITVNKDVLISKTMPAIERYTGVVYDAIDYQTLKNKSDFDKKVLIVSGLFGLVSPTDLIPNYRLKIDKLKAAKLWVNSNSEQLKNKFVIDLLPQAHKKAVKYENGIEVEFVLKKAGKKMPAGHQGKHIKGRFVRWLIENNVTNPKHFNDFNEEGYKWTGEIFLKEV
- a CDS encoding DUF4268 domain-containing protein yields the protein MFQIDKSSNRISALEKMTFSELKFKEREHLQEWLANTPESLGEDFLIIQKEFDGFDETRERLDLLALDKDGNLVIIENKLDDSGRDVVWQAIKYASYSSNLNKNQVIEIYQQYLRKIGSDDDAEESLTNFLCVEDLDEIILNKGNGQRVIFVAANFRKEVTSTALWLLSHGINVQCFKVTPYEFNDEYLLDVKQIIPVPEVKDLMIGMSEKEAEEKGVEAKQKKVNSIRLKFWEQLLRYLRESSCNIYDNISPSHDHWSNAGSGVGGAPYALIFGKKLIRIELTLNNASQKINKMMFDELYKSKSEIEEAFGKELTWERLDNKKSSRVKFEEAIDGYNEENWPYINNWMFENLQKIEVAIKSPLVAASTLVRSSSLSK
- a CDS encoding XRE family transcriptional regulator, producing MALFESLFSGSVPTSIHLIWDLWKYKNKSTSCDEEISEINRCPEEVAVDTSKQTEAYAISRRVGKVVEMMNAGRHTRYTLAELAQVLGMERVGDLEKIISGENEPSFKFLKDFSCHFGVDFDWLASGQNTPFATTLIHFNFPGAYLEIIEEQQPEKIYFVMCQGDTPDAFIVLKNSRLNYSVCPTMWRISSRIDYGVEILLHDFYKMQQKMDAMGMFSKCYSVSLKRDVFHELHYGEIFPGRALEEACKSKWFEDFFDIYHKYPIADRYGEFYGAEFLLAQGIVRDHESKRLDQ